TTCAACTCGTCGCGGTCGAATTCGACTTCGACACCCCGCAGCGTCTTCACCTGGCCGCCCTCGCCAAGGAGATCCTTGGTCATCATGGCGTAGCGACGCTCACCGCCTTCGACGTGGGAGCTGGAAACATTGAAGTAGTACTTCTTGGCCTGAGGCCACGGCTCGGACTCGTGCCGACCCTCGGGCGGCTGCGGCAGGAGTTCGAGCGAGGTGACCGATGCGGCCCCATGCCGGAGCGAGGTGCCGATGCAATCGGAGCCCGTATCGCCCCCGCCGAGCACGACGACGTGCTTTCCGCCGGCCAGGATCGCCTCGACCTCAGGCACGGTATCTCCGGCCACCCGGCGATTCTGTTGGGGCAGGAACTCCATCGCGAAGTGGACACCGCCGAGTTCGCGCCCGGGTACCGGGAGATCTCTGGGCTGTTCGGCGCCCAGGCAGAGCAGCACCGCATCGAAGCTCTTGCGCAGCTCGGCGACGGAGAGATCCACGCCGACCTCCACCCCCGTCTGGAAGCTCACGCCCTCTTCGCGCATCTGCTCGAGACGTCGATCGATCGTATCCTTCTCGAGCTTGAAATCCGGGATGCCATAGCGGAGCAGGCCGCCGATGCGATCACTCTTTTCGAAGAGCGTGACGGTATGCCCGGCGCGAGTGAGTTGCTGGGCGGCAGAGAGGCCGGCCGGGCCGCTTCCGACCACCGCGACCGAGCGGCCCGTTCGACGTTCGGGTTTCTGGGCTCGCACCCAACCCTCATTCCAGCCACGGCGCACGATCTCCCATTCGATCTGCTTGATCGTCACCGGTTCCTGGTTGATGCCCAGAACGCAGGCCTGCTCGCAGGGCGCGGGGCAGACCATCCCGGTGAACTCAGGGAAGTTGTTCGTCGAGTGCAGCCGAGCGAGCGCGTCCTCCCATTTGTCGCGGAAGACCAGGTCATTGAAATCCGGGATGATGTTGCCGAGCGGGCAACCGTTGTTGCAGAACGGGATGCCGCAATCCATGCAGCGGGACGCCTGGGTCTCCGCCTTGTCCGTCGGAAAATCTTCCTGAACGCATTGCCAATCGTCGAGGCGATCCTCGACCGGTCGGTAGGAGGTCCCTTCCCTCCCGTGCTTCAAGAACCCCCGCGCATCAGCCATTGCCACTCTCCGCCGACAGGCGCTGATCCAACGCCCGCTTGTAATCCTTCGGGAAGACCTTTACGAAGCGCTTTGCCAGGGTCTCCCATTTCCGGAGCACCTCGTCGGCCTTCGCACTGCGTGTGTACTTGAAGTGGTTGCGGATCATCCGCTGGAGGAATTCGAGATCCTCCTCATCCAGTGGATCGAGTTCGACCGTCTCCGGATTGACCCGGGTCGCGAACTGCCCGTCTTCGTCCAGCACGTAGGCGATTCCGCCGCTCATGCCCGCGCCGAAGTTGTGGCCCGTCTCGCCCAGGATGATGGCGCGCCCGCCCGTCATGTACTCACAGCCATGTTCGCCGACGCCCTCGACCACCGCGGTGGCACCGCTGTTGCGCACGCAGAAGCGTTCGCCGGCCTTGCCCTGGAAATAGGCCTCGCCGGACGTGGCCCCGTAGAGCAGGACGTTCCCGGCAATGATGTTCTCTGCGGGATCGAAGGTGGCTCCCCGGGGAACGCGAACGATGACCTTCCCTCCCGAAAGGCCCTTGCCCACGTAGTCGTTGGCGTCACCTTCGACTTCGAACGTGAGCCCGGGCGGACAGAAGGCTGCCAGGCTCTGGCCGGCGCTGCCCTTGAAGCGAACGGTGATCGTATCTTCGGGCAGGCCCGCTTCACCGTACTTGCGGGACACCTCGGAGCCCAGGATGGTCCCGGCTGTCCGATTCGTATTCCGGATCGGAAGCTCGATCTCCACCTTCTCGCCCCGCGCCAGAGCCGGCTCGGCCCGGCGTAGGAGCTCGATGTCGAGCACCTCTTCGAGCTCCTCCTCCAGGGTCTGGGCGGTATCGTTCACGATCGAATGGGGCACGTCCGGCGCGTGGAAGAGCTCCGAGAAATCGAGCCCATCTTGCTTCCAGTGGTTGGCCACCTTCTCGACATCGAGCACCTCGACGTGCCCGATCATCTCCTGGAGGGAGCGGAAACCGATTTCCGCCATGGTTTCGCGGGCCTCTTCAGCAACCCAGAGCAGGTACTGCACCACGCTATCCGGCGTTCCCGCAAACCGCTCGCGAAGAACCGGATCCTGGGTGGCGATTCCGACCGGGCAGGTATTCAGGTGACACACGCGCATCAAGATGCAGCCCATGGCGACGAGCGGAGCCGTCGCGAAGCCGTACTCGTCCGCACCTAGCAACGCGGCGATCACGACGTCGCGTCCGGTCTTCAATCCGCCGTCCGTCTGAACCCGGATCCGCCCGCGAAGATCGTTCAAGACGAGGGTTTGCTGGGTCTCGGCGAGGCCGATCTCCCAGGGCATCCCCGCGTACTTGATCGATGCCTGGGGCGACGCTCCGGTCCCACCATCCATGCCGCTGATCAACACGCCATCGGCCTTCCCTTTGGAGACCCCGGCTGCGATCGTTCCGACACCGGTCAACGACACGAGCTTCACGGAAATCCGGGCTCGCCGGTTCGCATTCTTCAAGTCATAGATCAGCTGGGAGAGATCCTCGATCGAATAGATGTCGTGATGGGGCGGAGGCGAAATCAGCCCAACGCCCGGAGTCGAGTGCCGCACCTTGGCGATCGTCTCGTTCACCTTGTGGCCCGGAAGCTCCCCGCCCTCACCGGGCTTGGCACCCTGGGCAACCTTGATCTGGATCTCGTCGGAATTGACCAGGTACGAGCTGGTCACGCCAAAGCGGCCCGAGGCCACCTGTTTGATCGCGCTACGTCGCAGATCCCCGTTCTCGTCGGGCGTGAAGCGATCCGGATCCTCACCGCCCTCTCCGGTATTCGACTTTCCGCCGATCCGGTTCATGGCGATCGCGAGGGTCTGATGCGCTTCGAGCGAGATCGATCCGTAGGACATCGCGCCCGTGCAGAAGCGCTTCACGATCTCGCTGGCCGGCTCGACTTCATCGAGCGGAATCGAGGGCCGAAGGCCGTTCTTGAACGCGAACAGGCCTCGCAACGTACAGGCGGTGGCCGCCTCGCCGTCTGCGGCTTCCGAAAAGAGCTTGTAGTCCGAGTAGCTCTTTCGCTTCAAGGCGATCTGGAGCCGTGAGACCGTGTCCGGATTGAACGTGTGGCGCTCGCCACGCGTTCGCCATTGGTAGAGACCTCCGGGGTCGAGTTCCGGATAGGCGAAGTCATCACCGGCAAAGGCCCGCGCGTGGCGCTCGGCCGCCTCCTTCGCGAGCACGTCGTATCCAACACCGGACACCCGCGAGGCGGTGCCCGTGAAGCAACGAGCCACGAGCTCCCGGTCGAGACCGATCGCCTCGAAGATCTGGGCGCCCCGATAGGAAGCCAGGGTCGAGATGCCCATCTTCGCGAACGTCTTGAGCAGACCCTTGTCGTTGGCCTTGACGAAATTCTTCTTCGCAGCTTCCGGATCGAAGCCTTCGAGTGCGTATCGACCCTCAGCCACCAGCTCTTCGATCGTCTGGAACGCCAGATAGGGATTGATGGCCGCGGCACCGTATCCGATCAGCAACGCCATCTGCGCCACCTCGCGCGCTTCGCCCGTCTCACAGACGATTCCACAGCGGGTGCGCAGGGTCTCGCGAATCAAGTGATGATGCACCGCACCGGTGGCGAGCAACATCGGGATCGGCGCCAGCTCCGGGCCAATTCCGCGATCCGAGAGAATCAGGATGTTCACGCCCCCGCGCACGGCATCCTCGGCCTCGGCACAGAGCTGGTCGAGTGCCACCCGAAGCCCGTCTCCGCCATCCGCCGGCTTGAAGACGCAGGAGAGTGTGCGCGAAGCGAAGCCGGGCCGATCGATCTGCCGCAGGGCTTCGAGCTGCTCGTCGGTGATCACCGGGTGGTCGACCCGGATCATCCTCGCGTTGTCCTCGGTTTCGGCCAGCAGGTTGCCCTCGCTGCCGATCGTCGAGTTCAGCGCCATCACCGGCCGCTCGTTGATCGAGTCCATGGCTGGGTTCGATACCTGGGCGAAGAGCTGCTTGAAGTAGCGATAGAGCATCTGCGGGCGATCCGAGAGACAGGCCAGTGCCGCATCCTCGCCCATCGATCCGGTGGGCCACTTGCCGTCTGCCGCCATCGGCGCGAGCAGGATCTTGAGATCTTCGTTCGTGTACCCGAACGCCTGCTGCTGAACGAAGCGCCACTCCGCATGGGCGGAATCGTCATAGCGATGCTCGGCCGGCACTTCGGCCGGGGGCAGATCTTTCAGGATCACACGCTGTCGTTCGAGCCAATCCCCGTAGGGCTTGCGCATCTTGTACTCGCGCTTGATCTCTTCGTCTTCGACGATGCGGCCCTCTTCGAGGTCGATGAAGAAGATCTTCCCGGGATGTAGCCGACCCTTCTTGAGTACGTTGGCCGGTTCGATGTCCACGACGCCTACTTCGGAGGCCATCACGACGAAGCCATCCTTCGTCACGACATAACGAGAGGGACGCAAGCCATTCCGGTCGAGAACGGCTCCGATCTTGCGACCGTCGGTGAAGGCCAGTGAAGCCGGGCCATCCCAGGGCTCGAGCATCAATGAGTGATACTCGTAGAAGGCCCGCAGCTCCGGGTCCATGTCGTCCTGGTTCTCCCAGGCCTCTGGAACCATCATCAGCACGGCTTCCGGCAGCTCTCGTCCGGCAAGGCAGAGGAACTCGAGCGCATTGTCGAAGCGCGCGGAATCCGAGACCGGCCCTTCTCGCATGATCGGGTAGAGCTTCTGGAGATCGTCTCCGAAGAGATCCGACTCCATCGTGCCCTGGCGGGCGCGCATCCAGTTCTGGTTGCCCTGAATGGTGTTGATCTCGCCGTTATGCGCCAGATAGCGGAACGGGTGGGCGAGGTCCCAACTGCCCAGGGTGTTCGTGCTGTAACGCGAATGCACGAGACAGAGAGCCGAGCTGAACTCCGGATCTGCCACGTCCGGAAAGAAACCCTCGATCTGCTTCGAAATCAGCAGGCCCGTGTACACGATCGTTCGGCTCGACAGGCTGGTGACGTAGAAGAAGCGCCCATCCGGGAGCGCCTCTGCAATCTGCTTTTCCACGAGGCGCCGGATCACGTAGAGCTTGCGCTCGAAGGCGTCCTGATCCCCGGCCGCTTCTCCCGTCGCACCGACGAAGAGCTGGCGCATGCGCGGAAGGCTCTCCCGTGCCTGATAGCCGATCGCCTGCGGGTCGTGGGGAACCTCCCGCCAGCCGAGCACGCTCTGACCCTCGCTGGCGACGATCTCCTCGAGCATCGTCGCCTGCCGGGTTGCCGCCTCCTCGTCCTGGGAGAGGAAGATCATGCCCACCGCATACTGACCAGGATTGGGCAGCGAGATGCCTTGCCCTTTGCATTCCCGACGCATGAAGGCGTCGGGAATCTGGACGAGCAGACCTGCGCCATCGCCCGTGTCCGGATCGCAGCCGCAGGCACCCCGGTGCTCGAGCTGGACCAGGACCTGGATTCCCTTCTGGACCAGTTCGTGGGACTTCTCGCCGTGAACGTTCGCCACGAATCCGACGCCGCACGCATCGTGCTCGTGAGCGGGGTCGTAGAGGCCTTGCTTGGGCGGGAGCCCCGGATCGGTCATGCGTTCACCCTGATGGTTCGGGTGGACTCTTGACGCGATGCAGCACAGTTGTCGAGAACGGGGCGCTCGGGGGCCGAAGCCGAGTCAAAGAGCGAGAGTTACACTCCTCGCCGCGAGCGGTTCCTGCTTGGTGATCGGCGTCCCGATGCGGTCAGGCCTGCTCTTGAGGCGGCGATGAAATGCCGGAAGTGCGCGAGAGTCCTAGTTTTTTGGGAGATCGCAGGCTAAACGATCGGTCCATACGTGTCAAGCGAAGGCCCGGGTTGGAGCTTGACTCGACGCGTCATCAACGCGTTCCCTCCAGCAAGGCTCGCATCCTGTCCGGGTGGTTGGTGAACAGGCCGTCCACGCCCCAGCCAATCAGCTCTTCCATTCGCTCAGGCCCGTCGACGGTGAACACGTAGACCGCCAGGCCCACGTCATGGGCGCCCTCGATCAGGGCTTCGTCCACCAAGGCGTCCTCCGGATTCAACGCCTCCGCGCCGAGAACTCGGGCCCGCTCGGGCCAGCCATCGGGGAAACGACGCGAGACCAGCAGGGCGAGCCGAGCTTCGTGCGAGAGCGCGCGAAGCTCCTTCAAAACGGGATCGTAGAAGGAACTGAAGAGCGTTTCGCCCAGCAGACCGCGTTCCGTCACCGCGCCCAGGGCCTGGGCTTCGAGCCCCGGGTAGGCCCCGCGCGTTCCCCGTTTCAACTCGAGATTGAAGGGAATGCGGTTGCCGAACCGGTCGAGTACCTCGTCGAGGGTCGGAACGGGCTCGCCCCCTCCGGCGTCGAGCTTGCGGACCTCTGCCAGGCTGGCGTCAGCGATCTCGCCCTTCCCTCCCAGACCTGCAAGCTCTTCGTCGTGGGCGATCACCACGTGGCCATCCCGGGTTCGGTGCAGATCGATCTCGATGCAATCGCTGGCCATCTCGATCGCCAATTCGTATGCGGGCAACGTGTTTTCGGGCCGCCGGCCCGAAGCACCTCGGTGCGCAATCACCAGCGGCCGGGCCGCGGTGTTCATGCGTCGGCCCAATCCCGGGAGCGCTCCACCGCGCGGCGCCAGCCCGCGTAGAGGCTCTCCCGCCGATCCTCGGACATGGCAGGCTCGAAAGTGCGGGCGCCATCCATGGTGACGGATTCGAGCGCGTTCCGATCGGACCAGAAATCCACCGCAAGTCCGGCCAGCGCGGCTGCTCCTAGCGCTGTCACTTCCAGCACTTGCGGCCGCCGCACCGGAACCCCCAGGACATCCGCCTGAAATTGCATCAGGAAATCGTTCTGACAAGCGCCACCGTCCACCCGCAACGCATCGAGTACGAGCCCCGAATCTTCACGAAGGCAATCGATGACATCGCGGCTTTGATAGGCGATCGATTCGAGGGTCGCGCGGATGATGTGCTCCCGCGTCGTACCGCGGGTCAGCCCGACGATCGCACCGCGCGCCCGTTCGTCCCAGTAGGGCGCGCCGAGCCCGGTGAACGCGGGCACCAGATACACACCGCCCGTATCGTCGACGGACCTTGCAGCAGCCTCGGTATCGGCCGCGTGGGCCACGAGGCCGAGGCCATCTCGCAGCCACTGCACCGAGGCGCCCGCGACGAAGATGCTGCCTTCGAGAGCGTACTCGACGGCGCCTCCGACCCCCCAGGCGATCGTCGTCACCAGGCCCGTCTTCGATTCCGGCGCCTCCGCACCCGTATTCATCAACAGGAAGCAGCCCGTGCCGTAGGTATTCTTCGCGCTGCCCGGTGCGAAACAACCCTGCCCGAACAGGGCCGCTTGCTGGTCACCGGCCATCCCCGCGACCGGGATCCGCCCGCCAAACCACTCGGCATCGGCGTCTCCAAAAACGCCACTCGAATCGCGCACCTCGGGAAGCAGCTCCCGGGGCAGGTTCAGTGCCGCGAGCAGCGAATCATCCCATTGGCAATCGCGGATCCCGTACAGCATGGTGCGCGAGGCGTTCGAGAACTCCGTGGCGTGCACGGCTCCCTTGGTCAGATTCCAGAGCAGCCATGTGTCGACCGTGCCGAAGGCCAGCTCGCCGCGCTCGGCGCGAGCCTGGGCCCCTGGAACCGCATCCAGGATGAAGCGAATCTTGGTCGCCGAAAAGTAGGCGTCGATCACCAGGCCAGTGCGCCTCCGCACGTCATCTTGAAGGCCTCGGCTGCGAAGCTCCTCGCAGATCGGCGCAGTCTGTCGCGACTGCCAGACGATCGCCCGGTGGATCGGTTCTCCCGTGGCACGATCCCAGACCAGCGCCGTTTCACGTTGGTTCGTGATCCCGATGGCGGCGATATCGGCTGCGCTTGCGCCAGCCTTCTCGAGCACTCCGCGAGCAGCTCGAAGTTGGCTCGTCCATATCTCCATGGGATCGTGCTCGACCCAGCCAGGCTGCGGAAAATGCTGTTCGAACTCGTGCTGGTCGACAGCGGCGACGCCTCCAGCCGCATCGAAGAGAATTGCCCGAGAAGACGTCGTCCCCTGGTCGAGTGCGAGAATGAAGCGGGCCATGGCCGGGCCTCCTAGCGCAGTCGGCCGTCAGCCGAACAGCGCATCCACGAACTCGTCAGAGGAGAAATCGCGCAGATCGTCGACCCCCTCGCCCACCCCCACGAAACGCACGGGAATGCGGAACTCGTCAGCAAGACCGACGATCACGCCACCTTTCGCCGTGCCGTCGAGCTTGGTGAGGACGAGCCCGGTGACCGGCGCCGCCTGGGTGAACTCCCGAGCCTGGGAGATCGCGTTCTGCCCCGTGTTGGCGTCGAGCACGAGAAGCGTCTCATGGGGAGCGTCGGGAAGGTCCCTGCCGATGACCCGAGCGATCTTCGCCAGTTCTTCCATCAACGGTGCCTTCGTCTGCAAACGGCCTGCGGTATCGATCAACGCCACGTCGATTCCCCGGGCTCGGGCGGCCTTCACCGTGTCGAAGGCAATCGCAGCGGGATCGCCTCCGTCCGCGCCAACGACCACATCGCAACCCGCACGTTCACCCCAGGTCTGGAGCTGCTCTCGCGCCGCTGCGCGGAAGGTATCGCCTGCCCCGAGGATCACGCTGTGTCCGGCCGCCCGGTAGCGTGCCGCGAGCTTTCCGATGGTCGTCGTCTTGCCCGAGCCGTTCACGCCCAGCACGAGCACGACGTGCGGAGCACCCGTCACCCGCAACCCGGTTTCCGTGCCTTGCACCGCCGCGAGCTTCGCGGCGATGCCATCCCGGAGGATCTCCCGGACGCGCGAGGCCGGCTCACCCCGCGCCGAAGAGCGAACCTCGTCGAGCAAGCTCTCGGCCGTCGTCACACCGAGATCGGCGGTGAACAACACCGACTCCAGCTCCTCGAGGAGCGCGTCGTCGATCGTGCCGGCGGCAAACAGCCCGCCCAGCCGCCCGACCAGCGCCTCCTGGGTGCGCGCCAGACGCTCGCGCAGGGTGACCCGGACGGGCTCCGGTTCAGGGGTCGGCTCCGGTTCAGGGGTCGGCTCCGGTTCCGGCTCCGGTGTGGGCTC
This genomic interval from bacterium contains the following:
- a CDS encoding glutamate synthase subunit beta, whose protein sequence is MADARGFLKHGREGTSYRPVEDRLDDWQCVQEDFPTDKAETQASRCMDCGIPFCNNGCPLGNIIPDFNDLVFRDKWEDALARLHSTNNFPEFTGMVCPAPCEQACVLGINQEPVTIKQIEWEIVRRGWNEGWVRAQKPERRTGRSVAVVGSGPAGLSAAQQLTRAGHTVTLFEKSDRIGGLLRYGIPDFKLEKDTIDRRLEQMREEGVSFQTGVEVGVDLSVAELRKSFDAVLLCLGAEQPRDLPVPGRELGGVHFAMEFLPQQNRRVAGDTVPEVEAILAGGKHVVVLGGGDTGSDCIGTSLRHGAASVTSLELLPQPPEGRHESEPWPQAKKYYFNVSSSHVEGGERRYAMMTKDLLGEGGQVKTLRGVEVEFDRDELNRPLMPSMREVPGSEFELPADLVLLAMGFLGPVKEGLVEGLGVELDPRGNVLADTKGFATSEAGVFAAGDCRRGQSLVVWAQWEGREAARAVDAYLMGNSRLQARNRYV
- the gltB gene encoding glutamate synthase large subunit, coding for MTDPGLPPKQGLYDPAHEHDACGVGFVANVHGEKSHELVQKGIQVLVQLEHRGACGCDPDTGDGAGLLVQIPDAFMRRECKGQGISLPNPGQYAVGMIFLSQDEEAATRQATMLEEIVASEGQSVLGWREVPHDPQAIGYQARESLPRMRQLFVGATGEAAGDQDAFERKLYVIRRLVEKQIAEALPDGRFFYVTSLSSRTIVYTGLLISKQIEGFFPDVADPEFSSALCLVHSRYSTNTLGSWDLAHPFRYLAHNGEINTIQGNQNWMRARQGTMESDLFGDDLQKLYPIMREGPVSDSARFDNALEFLCLAGRELPEAVLMMVPEAWENQDDMDPELRAFYEYHSLMLEPWDGPASLAFTDGRKIGAVLDRNGLRPSRYVVTKDGFVVMASEVGVVDIEPANVLKKGRLHPGKIFFIDLEEGRIVEDEEIKREYKMRKPYGDWLERQRVILKDLPPAEVPAEHRYDDSAHAEWRFVQQQAFGYTNEDLKILLAPMAADGKWPTGSMGEDAALACLSDRPQMLYRYFKQLFAQVSNPAMDSINERPVMALNSTIGSEGNLLAETEDNARMIRVDHPVITDEQLEALRQIDRPGFASRTLSCVFKPADGGDGLRVALDQLCAEAEDAVRGGVNILILSDRGIGPELAPIPMLLATGAVHHHLIRETLRTRCGIVCETGEAREVAQMALLIGYGAAAINPYLAFQTIEELVAEGRYALEGFDPEAAKKNFVKANDKGLLKTFAKMGISTLASYRGAQIFEAIGLDRELVARCFTGTASRVSGVGYDVLAKEAAERHARAFAGDDFAYPELDPGGLYQWRTRGERHTFNPDTVSRLQIALKRKSYSDYKLFSEAADGEAATACTLRGLFAFKNGLRPSIPLDEVEPASEIVKRFCTGAMSYGSISLEAHQTLAIAMNRIGGKSNTGEGGEDPDRFTPDENGDLRRSAIKQVASGRFGVTSSYLVNSDEIQIKVAQGAKPGEGGELPGHKVNETIAKVRHSTPGVGLISPPPHHDIYSIEDLSQLIYDLKNANRRARISVKLVSLTGVGTIAAGVSKGKADGVLISGMDGGTGASPQASIKYAGMPWEIGLAETQQTLVLNDLRGRIRVQTDGGLKTGRDVVIAALLGADEYGFATAPLVAMGCILMRVCHLNTCPVGIATQDPVLRERFAGTPDSVVQYLLWVAEEARETMAEIGFRSLQEMIGHVEVLDVEKVANHWKQDGLDFSELFHAPDVPHSIVNDTAQTLEEELEEVLDIELLRRAEPALARGEKVEIELPIRNTNRTAGTILGSEVSRKYGEAGLPEDTITVRFKGSAGQSLAAFCPPGLTFEVEGDANDYVGKGLSGGKVIVRVPRGATFDPAENIIAGNVLLYGATSGEAYFQGKAGERFCVRNSGATAVVEGVGEHGCEYMTGGRAIILGETGHNFGAGMSGGIAYVLDEDGQFATRVNPETVELDPLDEEDLEFLQRMIRNHFKYTRSAKADEVLRKWETLAKRFVKVFPKDYKRALDQRLSAESGNG
- a CDS encoding glycerophosphodiester phosphodiesterase encodes the protein MNTAARPLVIAHRGASGRRPENTLPAYELAIEMASDCIEIDLHRTRDGHVVIAHDEELAGLGGKGEIADASLAEVRKLDAGGGEPVPTLDEVLDRFGNRIPFNLELKRGTRGAYPGLEAQALGAVTERGLLGETLFSSFYDPVLKELRALSHEARLALLVSRRFPDGWPERARVLGAEALNPEDALVDEALIEGAHDVGLAVYVFTVDGPERMEELIGWGVDGLFTNHPDRMRALLEGTR
- the glpK gene encoding glycerol kinase GlpK, whose translation is MARFILALDQGTTSSRAILFDAAGGVAAVDQHEFEQHFPQPGWVEHDPMEIWTSQLRAARGVLEKAGASAADIAAIGITNQRETALVWDRATGEPIHRAIVWQSRQTAPICEELRSRGLQDDVRRRTGLVIDAYFSATKIRFILDAVPGAQARAERGELAFGTVDTWLLWNLTKGAVHATEFSNASRTMLYGIRDCQWDDSLLAALNLPRELLPEVRDSSGVFGDADAEWFGGRIPVAGMAGDQQAALFGQGCFAPGSAKNTYGTGCFLLMNTGAEAPESKTGLVTTIAWGVGGAVEYALEGSIFVAGASVQWLRDGLGLVAHAADTEAAARSVDDTGGVYLVPAFTGLGAPYWDERARGAIVGLTRGTTREHIIRATLESIAYQSRDVIDCLREDSGLVLDALRVDGGACQNDFLMQFQADVLGVPVRRPQVLEVTALGAAALAGLAVDFWSDRNALESVTMDGARTFEPAMSEDRRESLYAGWRRAVERSRDWADA
- the ftsY gene encoding signal recognition particle-docking protein FtsY; this translates as MDSLLHSFAVWATAHATWLPLLAFALPLPLLVWGAMRGDGTSAQPEAAPRAPERVGQPEPQPTAEPEREQEPEPTPEPEPEPTPEPEPTPEPEPVRVTLRERLARTQEALVGRLGGLFAAGTIDDALLEELESVLFTADLGVTTAESLLDEVRSSARGEPASRVREILRDGIAAKLAAVQGTETGLRVTGAPHVVLVLGVNGSGKTTTIGKLAARYRAAGHSVILGAGDTFRAAAREQLQTWGERAGCDVVVGADGGDPAAIAFDTVKAARARGIDVALIDTAGRLQTKAPLMEELAKIARVIGRDLPDAPHETLLVLDANTGQNAISQAREFTQAAPVTGLVLTKLDGTAKGGVIVGLADEFRIPVRFVGVGEGVDDLRDFSSDEFVDALFG